The genome window TTTGAACGTGGTCAATAATAAACTCTTTAATCTTAAGCGTTTCATTAGGCATCTTTTAACTCTCTAAATGCTTTAGATTTTTTTTAAATTTTAGCAAGATATTCATATGGTAATGGGATGATTTTACCTGGTTGTTCAAGCTTTTCAAGCTGAGATAAAGTATCCTTTAAAATACCAGTTTGCATTTCGATATTATGAGGTTCACCAGCGTTAGCTCCCATTGGAACACGAGGAGCAACGGCCCGTGGAGATCCTTGTTGACGTACGACTGGAGGTAGGGCTGCAATAATAATAGTTGGGATGCCAACTTCTTCAATAGCTCGCTGCACGATCACGGCAGTTCTATGACAGGTCCCTCACCCGGCAGTTAAAACAACAGCATCAACTTTTTCTTCTAATAATTTTTGAGCAATTTCCGGCCCAGTTTGTTCGGTGAAGACTTTAACGTCTCCCCCGCCACCCATACAAGTATACATGCTTGGAGCAACTGCCTTGATAAAGCCAGAATCAGCTAATTCGCGTAGGCGGTCGATTGGAAACATTGAGTTGATATCACGATTTACATCAGTATTATCGTATCCGCCATGAGATACCATCAATTCATCGGTTTGAGCGGTTCCTGGAACCATCCGATATGAAGTATCTCCTGCAAGGTTAAATGGTTTATCAGTTTTTAAATGGACGCCTGCTGCGGTAACTAGCGCAACAGTCATATCTTTTAACGGTTTAGTAACTGGTGCCCAAACCGGTTTTGGGGTAATCGGGACAAAAATTTCTGATTGTAGTCCCTCAAA of Xylocopilactobacillus apicola contains these proteins:
- the prdB gene encoding D-proline reductase (dithiol) protein PrdB, giving the protein MSLKKFEGLQSEIFVPITPKPVWAPVTKPLKDMTVALVTAAGVHLKTDKPFNLAGDTSYRMVPGTAQTDELMVSHGGYDNTDVNRDINSMFPIDRLRELADSGFIKAVAPSMYTCMGGGGDVKVFTEQTGPEIAQKLLEEKVDAVVLTAGUGTCHRTAVIVQRAIEEVGIPTIIIAALPPVVRQQGSPRAVAPRVPMGANAGEPHNIEMQTGILKDTLSQLEKLEQPGKIIPLPYEYLAKI